A region from the Phycisphaerales bacterium genome encodes:
- a CDS encoding rRNA pseudouridine synthase, with protein sequence MRKTSTAKASGTVRLQKYLADAGVAARRVCEELIESGRVEVNSVTVSTLPAFVEPGVDRVRVDGREVRGADRKLYVMLHKPTRVLSTTADEPGSDRATVLDLVQHPSGARLFPVGRLDYDATGLVLLTNDGELANRLSHPRFGVEKTYLVTVKGRPDEKALANLSQPYKEIARRAAKVQRDLRGPKRDATPIVVRVPRGMPQIRIVSAGKMAAAGEGAGANSILEIRLQESHGGQLQDVLRMLGTPVRKIIRVAIGGLQLKGLASGQWRELSREEIQVLRKGGPAKPSPSVRKIGVKSSMAPDQDKNRKPLGERSHPSKPKERSGKPASRTSDRSSVTRSARSGTQDGRPNGRTSGSPRVTRPGGHRKG encoded by the coding sequence GTGCGAAAGACATCCACAGCCAAAGCATCGGGAACTGTTCGGCTCCAGAAATACCTCGCCGACGCGGGCGTCGCCGCGCGACGGGTATGCGAGGAACTGATCGAGTCAGGCAGGGTCGAGGTCAATAGCGTGACGGTCTCGACGCTCCCAGCGTTCGTGGAGCCGGGCGTGGATCGCGTGCGTGTCGATGGGCGGGAGGTCCGCGGGGCCGACCGGAAGTTGTACGTGATGCTCCACAAGCCCACGCGGGTCCTCTCGACGACCGCCGACGAGCCGGGGTCGGATCGCGCCACGGTGCTCGATCTTGTCCAGCACCCTTCCGGGGCGCGCCTCTTCCCTGTCGGGCGGCTCGATTACGACGCGACGGGGCTAGTGCTGCTCACCAACGACGGCGAACTCGCCAATCGCCTCTCGCACCCGCGGTTCGGCGTCGAGAAGACGTATCTCGTCACGGTGAAGGGAAGGCCCGACGAGAAGGCGCTCGCGAACCTGTCGCAGCCCTACAAGGAGATCGCGCGGCGTGCGGCAAAGGTCCAGCGTGATCTTCGCGGGCCGAAGCGCGACGCGACACCGATCGTCGTGCGTGTGCCACGGGGGATGCCCCAGATCCGGATCGTGAGCGCCGGCAAGATGGCCGCCGCGGGTGAAGGTGCTGGCGCGAACAGCATCCTCGAGATTCGACTCCAGGAATCGCATGGCGGGCAACTCCAGGACGTCCTGCGGATGCTCGGCACGCCGGTCCGCAAGATCATCCGCGTGGCGATCGGCGGGCTGCAACTCAAGGGCCTGGCCTCAGGCCAATGGCGGGAACTCTCACGCGAAGAGATCCAGGTGCTCCGCAAGGGCGGACCGGCGAAACCGAGTCCATCGGTGCGCAAGATCGGCGTGAAATCAAGCATGGCTCCCGATCAGGACAAGAACAGGAAGCCCCTCGGCGAAAGAAGCCACCCGTCCAAGCCGAAGGAAAGAAGCGGGAAACCCGCGTCTAGAACGTCCGATCGCTCGAGCGTGACGCGATCGGCGCGGAGTGGAACGCAGGACGGACGCCCGAATGGCCGAACGAGCGGCAGCCCGCGTGTGACTCGACCAGGCGGACATCGGAAAGGTTGA
- a CDS encoding YihY family inner membrane protein, translated as MGNLRALWQFVRVVLANAHRVQIARMAAALSYRTIFGLIPVIVISLIVLRAFSTPDELKLKVRQIMDFTGLSQVTLTQEQLDQSGMENGVTVGDPRDAAFENPDSTTDPAGSPAAPAATGHTPSPTNATSHQFTSLDQWIEEVVDNVHNVKVSAIGTVGAIMLMYAAISMLVEIEKAYNQVFLAPIGRSWPRRIMLYWTLLTLGSVCLVLTFYLQERTLLYLRGNDGLLGRWLGFLGSYPLTVMISALMLTLMYMAVPNSRVQVGPAFVGAFVAALGLEGAKRGFSMYVAYSSSTARLYGLLALIPLFLIWIYVTWLINIGGLIVTHSLQSYTAARKSGALRDLLGTLGLVPDSGPGRHPIVDTSAVLALMVVVTRRFATGKPTDRTHIANELGLDEDIAAVVMEQLAARKMLLSVAGKTEGGYTLARPPESISASEVLRLGEELSSVDVARVAEVMDELRAHRAKVLAGRTLADLIAPRPAGEASPSPQVPSPA; from the coding sequence ATGGGCAACCTGCGCGCGCTGTGGCAGTTTGTGCGGGTCGTGCTCGCCAACGCGCATCGCGTGCAGATCGCGCGGATGGCGGCCGCTCTCTCGTATCGCACGATCTTCGGCCTGATTCCGGTGATCGTGATCAGCCTCATCGTGCTGCGCGCGTTCTCGACGCCCGATGAACTGAAACTCAAAGTCCGCCAGATCATGGACTTCACCGGGCTTTCCCAGGTGACGCTGACCCAGGAGCAACTCGACCAGTCCGGGATGGAGAACGGCGTGACGGTGGGCGACCCGCGTGACGCGGCCTTCGAGAACCCCGACTCCACCACAGATCCGGCCGGTTCGCCAGCAGCACCTGCCGCGACCGGGCACACGCCGTCGCCGACGAATGCCACCTCGCACCAGTTCACAAGCCTCGATCAGTGGATTGAGGAGGTCGTGGACAACGTTCACAACGTGAAGGTGAGCGCGATCGGGACGGTCGGCGCGATCATGCTCATGTATGCCGCGATCTCCATGCTCGTGGAGATCGAGAAGGCGTACAACCAGGTCTTCCTCGCGCCGATCGGCAGGTCCTGGCCCCGGCGGATCATGCTCTATTGGACCCTGCTCACCCTGGGCTCGGTCTGCCTCGTGCTCACGTTCTATCTCCAGGAACGCACGCTGCTCTACCTGCGCGGGAACGACGGCCTGCTCGGGCGCTGGCTCGGGTTCCTCGGCTCGTACCCGCTGACCGTCATGATCAGCGCGCTCATGCTGACGCTGATGTACATGGCCGTCCCCAACTCGCGCGTGCAGGTCGGCCCGGCCTTTGTCGGCGCCTTCGTCGCGGCGCTCGGGCTGGAGGGGGCCAAACGCGGGTTCTCCATGTACGTGGCATACTCCAGTTCCACCGCCCGGCTCTATGGGCTCCTCGCCCTCATCCCACTCTTTCTCATCTGGATCTATGTCACCTGGCTCATCAACATCGGCGGGCTGATCGTGACCCACTCGCTCCAGAGTTACACCGCCGCCCGCAAGTCCGGCGCGCTCCGTGATCTCCTCGGGACGCTCGGGCTTGTCCCCGATTCCGGCCCGGGTCGGCACCCGATCGTGGACACCTCGGCCGTCCTCGCGCTCATGGTCGTCGTGACTCGGAGGTTCGCCACGGGCAAGCCGACGGATCGCACGCATATCGCCAACGAGTTGGGGCTTGATGAGGACATTGCCGCGGTCGTGATGGAGCAACTGGCGGCCCGGAAGATGCTGCTCAGTGTCGCCGGCAAGACCGAAGGCGGCTACACGCTCGCCCGTCCTCCCGAGTCCATCAGCGCCAGCGAGGTCCTGCGCCTGGGCGAAGAACTCTCCAGTGTGGATGTCGCTCGCGTGGCCGAGGTCATGGACGAGTTGCGCGCGCACCGGGCGAAGGTGCTCGCGGGCCGGACCCTCGCCGATCTCATCGCCCCGCGCCCCGCCGGCGAGGCGTCACCATCGCCCCAGGTGCCAAGCCCCGCCTGA
- a CDS encoding NADH-quinone oxidoreductase subunit B, with amino-acid sequence MGLEAALSTEGFLTTNLQRVVNWARRSSVWPMPFATACCGIELMATACSRYDLARFGAEVMRFSPRQADLLIVAGRIAIKTMPVLQRIYEQMAEPKWVISMGACASTGGVFDTYAVVQGCDQYIPVDVYIPGCPPRPEMLIEGVMAIQRHIDQEGIPPQGGKRVPLGVAVQPTHAPRPQPVGLTIGS; translated from the coding sequence ATGGGTCTCGAAGCGGCACTCTCCACCGAAGGATTCCTCACGACGAACCTCCAGCGCGTCGTGAACTGGGCGCGCCGAAGTAGCGTCTGGCCGATGCCGTTCGCCACCGCGTGCTGCGGGATCGAACTCATGGCGACCGCCTGCTCGCGCTACGACCTGGCGCGATTCGGGGCCGAGGTCATGCGCTTCAGCCCGCGCCAGGCCGACCTGCTCATCGTCGCCGGACGCATCGCCATCAAGACCATGCCCGTGCTCCAGCGCATCTACGAGCAGATGGCCGAGCCGAAGTGGGTCATCTCGATGGGCGCGTGCGCCTCGACCGGCGGTGTCTTCGACACCTATGCCGTCGTCCAGGGGTGCGACCAGTACATCCCGGTCGATGTCTACATCCCCGGGTGCCCGCCGCGCCCCGAGATGCTCATCGAGGGTGTCATGGCGATCCAGCGCCACATCGATCAGGAGGGGATACCTCCCCAAGGCGGCAAGCGCGTGCCGCTCGGCGTCGCCGTGCAACCCACGCACGCCCCGAGGCCTCAGCCCGTCGGCCTGACCATTGGGTCGTGA
- a CDS encoding universal stress protein, translating into MNATPAIQYSSILLPTAFSELSKRAAAHAAYLAKSLGATIHVVHVASPGVPPPVDAASGAPYPAVAMPDPSLLVEHGRASLAEFVRSNLTGLEVKTECTIGNAPHELAEYASRNRIDLIVMGTHADGVVKRLIFGSVSKSLLECSPCPILFVPVHGVSHL; encoded by the coding sequence ATGAACGCCACACCCGCGATCCAATACTCCTCGATCCTCTTGCCGACGGCGTTCTCGGAGTTGTCGAAGCGGGCGGCGGCCCACGCGGCGTATCTCGCGAAGAGCCTGGGTGCCACGATCCACGTAGTCCACGTCGCCAGCCCGGGCGTGCCGCCACCGGTCGATGCCGCCTCGGGCGCGCCCTACCCGGCCGTGGCGATGCCCGATCCTTCATTACTCGTGGAGCACGGGCGCGCGTCGCTCGCGGAGTTCGTGCGTTCGAATCTCACGGGTCTTGAGGTAAAGACCGAGTGCACGATCGGGAACGCTCCTCATGAACTTGCCGAGTACGCCTCGCGGAACAGGATCGATCTCATTGTGATGGGGACGCATGCCGACGGCGTTGTGAAACGTCTGATCTTCGGCTCGGTAAGCAAGTCGTTGCTGGAGTGCAGCCCTTGCCCGATTCTGTTCGTGCCGGTGCACGGCGTGTCGCACCTCTGA
- a CDS encoding DUF1559 domain-containing protein, which produces MSRTRPSREEVSVRLAPPAFTLIELLVVIAIIAILIGLLLPSLAKARGAAQAAACLSNQRQIGIALQTYANTYKEWIPRESGNSEALPMRVPQVPAWFRSWAPGQRAQFNISWAFNLRPFLDPRADAQNDSGGMNDRFHAMDVYRDPARPRDDHRIHYINNGVRFTRSSPTFLTNETECKAPMQLVRIARTEHVLYLTCFADDPGNLRSQNYQATAASDMHLSIFYDIRRRTNINGPTAGGDPTLWRRTAPNRHGDGANAMYMDGHASHIAAADLLNLKTWDDGDYR; this is translated from the coding sequence ATGTCCCGCACGCGCCCAAGCCGCGAAGAGGTCTCCGTCCGTCTCGCGCCACCCGCGTTCACGCTCATCGAACTTCTCGTGGTCATCGCGATCATCGCGATCCTGATCGGGCTGCTCCTGCCGAGCCTGGCCAAGGCCCGGGGTGCGGCACAGGCCGCGGCGTGTCTCTCGAACCAGCGACAGATCGGGATCGCCCTCCAGACCTACGCGAACACGTACAAGGAATGGATCCCGCGCGAGTCGGGCAACAGCGAGGCGCTGCCCATGCGCGTGCCCCAGGTCCCCGCGTGGTTCCGATCGTGGGCTCCAGGGCAACGGGCGCAGTTCAATATCTCGTGGGCGTTCAATCTCAGGCCGTTTCTTGATCCGCGCGCCGACGCCCAGAACGACTCTGGAGGGATGAATGATCGCTTCCACGCGATGGATGTCTATCGTGACCCGGCGCGGCCCCGCGACGACCACCGCATCCACTACATCAACAACGGCGTGCGCTTCACGCGCTCATCGCCGACCTTCCTCACCAATGAGACCGAGTGCAAGGCGCCGATGCAACTCGTCCGGATCGCGCGCACCGAGCACGTGCTCTACTTGACGTGCTTCGCCGACGATCCGGGCAATCTGCGGTCGCAGAACTACCAGGCGACGGCGGCGAGCGACATGCACCTCTCGATCTTCTACGACATCCGTCGGCGGACGAACATCAACGGCCCGACGGCCGGGGGCGACCCGACGCTGTGGCGACGCACCGCGCCCAATCGGCATGGCGACGGCGCCAACGCGATGTACATGGACGGTCACGCCTCGCATATCGCCGCGGCGGATCTCCTCAATCTCAAGACCTGGGACGACGGAGACTATCGCTAG
- the rpmH gene encoding 50S ribosomal protein L34, with amino-acid sequence MHYPHRTSRVKRKRAIGFRARMKTTNGRKLMNRKRRVGRSLNVADK; translated from the coding sequence ATGCACTATCCCCATCGAACAAGCCGCGTGAAGCGCAAGCGGGCCATCGGATTTCGGGCTCGGATGAAGACGACCAACGGGCGGAAGTTGATGAACCGCAAGCGTCGCGTCGGGCGAAGCCTCAACGTCGCGGACAAGTAG
- the rnc gene encoding ribonuclease III yields the protein MDSETLHEIETLVGHTFHDRDLLRQALTHASIAPSRVESNERLEFLGDAVLGLIVCQRIYSRFPEALEGEMTKIKSSVVSRQTCAEIAKDLGLDSRLVLGKGMQNTELPMSLGAAVLESVIGAIYLDGGFDAAARFIHSVVEPYIDEGRSNGHQQNYKSVLQQHSQQAFGMAPLYRIVDEQGPDHAKCFKICVEIQQRRFEPSWGNSKKKAEQNAALNALRELGVVRVVPGGEVHIVAIGAC from the coding sequence ATGGATTCGGAAACACTGCACGAAATCGAGACCCTCGTCGGGCACACGTTCCACGATCGGGACCTGTTGCGCCAGGCGCTCACCCACGCCTCGATCGCGCCGTCGCGCGTCGAGTCAAACGAGCGCCTCGAGTTCCTGGGCGATGCCGTCCTGGGCCTGATCGTCTGCCAGCGCATCTACTCCCGCTTCCCCGAGGCTCTCGAGGGCGAGATGACCAAGATCAAGTCCTCGGTCGTCTCGCGTCAGACCTGCGCGGAGATCGCAAAGGACCTCGGGCTGGACTCGCGACTCGTCCTGGGCAAGGGGATGCAGAACACCGAACTCCCCATGTCGCTCGGGGCGGCGGTGCTCGAGTCGGTGATCGGCGCGATCTATCTCGATGGCGGGTTCGACGCCGCCGCCCGGTTTATCCACAGCGTTGTCGAGCCCTATATCGATGAGGGCCGATCCAACGGGCACCAGCAGAACTACAAGAGCGTGCTCCAGCAGCACTCGCAGCAGGCCTTCGGGATGGCGCCGCTCTATCGCATCGTCGATGAGCAAGGTCCGGACCACGCCAAGTGCTTCAAGATCTGCGTGGAGATCCAGCAGCGTCGCTTCGAGCCGAGTTGGGGGAACTCCAAGAAGAAGGCTGAGCAGAACGCCGCCCTCAACGCCTTGCGCGAACTGGGCGTGGTGCGCGTCGTCCCCGGCGGCGAGGTCCACATCGTTGCCATCGGCGCCTGCTGA
- a CDS encoding DUF899 family protein: MPSTLDEIRQLEDQIGELKSKLAAARREAPAENVNNYSFKAAGTGSPVTLLDLFGAKNELIVVHNMGHSCVYCTLWADGFTGMFRHLSDRAGFVLSSPDDPARAAQFAADRGWPFPVVSTTGSSFARDMGFENEGKPMPGVSTFRRTGDQITRTGSTSFGPGDDFCAVWPLLELLGVGTEDWKPKYHYETWRK, from the coding sequence ATGCCTAGCACACTTGATGAGATCCGCCAGTTGGAAGACCAGATCGGCGAACTGAAATCCAAACTCGCCGCGGCCCGTCGCGAGGCTCCGGCTGAGAACGTGAATAACTACTCGTTCAAGGCCGCGGGAACAGGCTCTCCGGTCACGCTCCTCGATCTCTTTGGCGCGAAGAACGAACTCATCGTCGTGCACAACATGGGGCATTCGTGCGTGTATTGCACGCTCTGGGCGGACGGATTCACCGGAATGTTCAGGCATCTCTCGGATCGCGCGGGGTTCGTGCTGTCGTCGCCCGATGATCCGGCCCGGGCCGCCCAGTTTGCAGCCGATCGCGGGTGGCCGTTCCCCGTCGTGAGCACGACCGGCTCGTCGTTCGCGCGCGACATGGGCTTTGAGAATGAGGGCAAACCAATGCCCGGCGTGAGCACGTTCCGGCGTACTGGCGACCAGATCACTCGGACCGGTTCGACATCGTTCGGCCCGGGGGACGACTTCTGTGCCGTATGGCCGCTGCTCGAGTTGCTCGGCGTGGGCACAGAGGACTGGAAGCCAAAGTACCATTACGAAACGTGGCGGAAGTAA